The following proteins are co-located in the Procambarus clarkii isolate CNS0578487 chromosome 4, FALCON_Pclarkii_2.0, whole genome shotgun sequence genome:
- the LOC123752450 gene encoding basic proline-rich protein-like, whose protein sequence is MVSGMANPVSRGPVSRGTVSPGTVSPGTVSPGTVSPGSISPGTVSPGTVSPGSISPGAVSPGTVIPGTVSPGTVSPGTVSPGPISPGAISPGSISPGAVSPGAVSPGTVSTGTVSPGTVSPGTVSPGTVSPGAVSPGTVNPGAVSPGTVNPGPISPGAVNPGPVSPGHVSPGAVSPGSVIPGTVSPGHVSPGPVSPGHVSPGTVSPGHVSPGTVSPGPVSPGHVSPGHVSPGTVSPGTVSPGTVSPGTVSPGHVSPGHVSPGTVSPGHVSPGTVSPGSVIPGTVSPGHVSPGPVSPGHVSPGHVSPGTVSPGLVSLGPVSPGTVSPGPVSHGPVSLGPVSPGTVSPGPVSHGPVSLGPVSPGTVSPGPVSLGPVSPGLVSLGPVSLRNPDPCGLHW, encoded by the exons atggtttcagggatg GCTAACCCCGTCAGCCGTGGCCCCGTCAGCCGTGGCACCGTCAGCCCTGGCACCGTCAGCCCTGGCACCGTCAGCCCTGGCACCGTCAGCCCTGGCTCCATCAGCCCTGGCACCGTCAGCCCTGGCACCGTCAGCCCTGGCTCCATCAGCCCTGGCGCCGTCAGCCCTGGCACCGTCATCCCTGGCACCGTCAGCCCTGGCACCGTCAGCCCTGGCACCGTCAGCCCTGGCCCCATCAGCCCTGGCGCCATCAGCCCTGGCTCCATCAGCCCTGGCGCCGTCAGCCCTGGCGCCGTCAGCCCTGGCACCGTCAGCACTGGCACCGTCAGCCCTGGCACCGTCAGCCCTGGCACCGTCAGCCCTGGCACCGTCAGCCCTGGCGCCGTCAGCCCTGGCACCGTTAACCCTGGCGCCGTCAGCCCTGGCACCGTTAACCCTGGCCCCATCAGCCCTGGCGCCGTTAACCCTGGCCCCGTCAGCCCTGGTCACGTCAGCCCTGGCGCCGTCAGCCCTGGTTCCGTCATCCCTGGCACCGTCAGCCCTGGTCACGTCAGCCCTGGCCCCGTCAGCCCTGGTCACGTCAGCCCTGGTACCGTCAGCCCTGGTCACGTCAGCCCTGGTACCGTCAGCCCTGGCCCCGTCAGCCCTGGTCACGTCAGCCCTGGTCACGTCAGCCCTGGTACCGTCAGCCCTGGTACCGTCAGCCCTGGCACCGTCAGCCCTGGCACCGTCAGCCCTGGTCACGTCAGCCCTGGTCACGTCAGCCCTGGTACCGTCAGCCCTGGTCACGTCAGCCCTGGTACCGTCAGCCCTGGTTCCGTCATCCCTGGCACCGTCAGCCCTGGTCACGTCAGCCCTGGCCCCGTCAGCCCTGGTCACGTCAGCCCTGGTCACGTCAGCCCTGGCACCGTCAGCCCTGGCCTCGTCAGCCTTGGCCCCGTCAGCCCTGGCACCGTCAGCCCTGGTCCCGTCAGCCATGGCCCCGTCAGCCTTGGCCCCGTCAGCCCTGGCACTGTCAGCCCTGGTCCCGTCAGCCATGGCCCCGTCAGCCTTGGCCCCGTCAGCCCTGGCACTGTCAGCCCTGGTCCCGTCAGCCTTGGCCCCGTCAGCCCTGGCCTCGTCAGCCTTGGCCCCGTCAGCCTGAGGAACCCTGATCCCtgcggactccactggtga